In one Sesamum indicum cultivar Zhongzhi No. 13 linkage group LG12, S_indicum_v1.0, whole genome shotgun sequence genomic region, the following are encoded:
- the LOC105175876 gene encoding uncharacterized protein LOC105175876 isoform X1, protein MGQLAGGPMEFDEDNGAAGSIPEFGAIFMSNAMTKKECFRRRIFALPSSKAEFVKHVKAGMVLFLFEFEKRQLFGVYQASTDGAMDIVPHGFKYSGKHFPAQVCFTPIWYCDPLPEREFRDAIRENYFSAKKFNFGLSEDQVRRLLSLFSSRKLKNKIPSYQLAEVLVGAAGKDRGLVGDDRFASEREYIEPTQYDEFNSAVFCDYQSNSLARANEDEVLMDDVVNTEGELRPFAEGDILAKRRRIDNDVRLITNDLEENGIYNHGILRPFHIDSPKHSSDDEVRRFADVRRLLTVERVRNEEQVDKVCNPVLSPEYTMDPLNVRTNDDDRVMQRNRLFGEYNIGNSFGRVFANDHYGKPLDKSKHQDDRFLLDHRIQRGQSVCDSVKHMSYSGGNLNLQRPARELIDDHQCSMNWKLKSKNLLNCDLSPVSAFEHSARLMHKVRNTTSVGIFPVSDRIESQPDFGTSSIQDFSSENSAHLLNCGRRIIQERKYPIVEGRLNESMMDSILSSPTLARNTGYIPIVDGRVVDHGRFRKIERVDNEEDIHTVIKPVNSREYPSFSKQKQSLSSFSDKLLPENGLSQLTVTRDFYPSHSKFGDATITRAVPYIPEKPNFSQGCRASTANNKISSLVRENHPQPGSLGNFYSLSNTVLPPYFLESEKFSRSLDISPECGNRGLELNTSGHQSSLPHVPTSSILNADLSMHMNLNASPPGNYQGLLFPKCSLTSLQSSDRGNTEGEKRFFGYASRSSESHSIFARNLPTASERVIEDVPRQDMNFVVGKDLAGSASKDYSVGVYHPERDLASYKSDCFGNSRSMNLGEHHGISKAPDFNSNVKRRSVFTRLNCKLESHVGEERNDSHFNGHDCYMDASADEVMDILQQVNNPSPRNLRVVGAAKHGENAMDELIQSHNDSNHSRLEKKKLNNACVGTVENIDEMHKETRMVDFKRRSETKKSFVRSSICSVEGNKITGISEEVESSMKKTLKRKKLIRPVFRKVESSSDIKCSNQNLRLPGQGVLNKDDKQSRDRAFGICGAEMLGNDTKLRNVLASSTNQSTGCNTKKQSNPEEQKELEAHLLPSIGHEFRGHKTPAVGLQIGTSPVQLNEKPQCESSCTQTSDEGMLCKDNDAIVSCLNLEESAGLRLGAGCRNNLIEEKKFSKLKSKKKIRRTNKKGTEPSQ, encoded by the exons ATGGGGCAGCTTGCAGGTGGTCCAATGGAATTTGATGAGGATAACGGGGCTGCTGGAAGTATTCCTGAATTTGGTGCAATCTTTATGTCAAATGCCATGACAAAGAAAGAGTGCTTTAGACGTAGAATATTTGCACTACCATCTTCTAAGGCTGAATTTGTGAAACATGTTAAAGCTGGCATGGTCTTGTTCCTGTTTGAATTTGAGAAGAGACAGCTGTTTGGGGTTTATCAGGCTTCTACTGATGGTGCAATGGACATTGTTCCACATGGATTTAAATATTCAGGAAAGCATTTTCCTGCGCAG GTTTGTTTCACACCAATATGGTACTGTGATCCACTTCCTGAGAGAGAGTTTCGAGATGCTATTAGAGAGAATTATTTTTCTgcaaagaaatttaattttggtctgTCTGAAGATCAG GTCCGCAGGCTTCTGTCTTTATTCagttcaagaaaattgaaaaataagattCCCTCTTATCAGCTGGCAGAAGTACTTGTTGGAGCAGCTGGTAAGGACAGAGGACTGGTGGGTGATGACAGATTTGCAAGTGAGAGAGAATACATAGAACCAACCCAATATGACGAGTTTAACTCTGCTGTATTTTGTGATTATCAATCAAACTCACTGGCTAGAGCCAACGAAGATGAAGTCTTGATGGATGATGTGGTCAATACTGAAGGGGAGTTACGTCCTTTTGCTGAGGGAGATATTCTGGCTAAAAGGAGAAGAATAGACAACGATGTCAGGTTAATTACAAATGATCTGGAAGAAAATGGCATATATAACCATGGAATTCTAAGGCCCTTTCACATTGATTCTCCAAAGCATTCCTCGGATGATGAGGTAAGAAGATTCGCTGATGTGCGCCGATTATTGACAGTTGAGAGGGTACGGAATGAAGAGCAAGTGGATAAAGTTTGCAATCCTGTTCTCTCTCCCGAGTACACGATGGACCCACTGAATGTAAGAACCAATGACGATGATAGGGTTATGCAGAGGAACAGATTGTTTGGTGAATATAACATCGGTAATAGTTTTGGGCGGGTGTTTGCAAACGACCACTATGGAAAGCCTTTGGACAAAAGCAAGCATCAAGATGATCGGTTCTTGTTGGATCATCGTATACAGAGAGGACAAAGTGTTTGTGATAGTGTTAAACATATGTCCTATAGTGGTGGCAACCTGAATTTACAAAGGCCAGCAAGAGAATTGATAGATGATCACCAGTGCTCTATGAATTGGAAattgaaaagtaaaaatcTTTTGAATTGTGATCTTAGCCCTGTCAGTGCCTTTGAACACTCTGCCAGGCTTATGCATAAAGTAAGAAATACAACTTCAGTTGGGATATTTCCAGTAAGTGACAGAATCGAGAGTCAACCTGATTTTGGCACTTCTTCTATACAAGATTTCTCTTCCGAGAATTCTGCACACCTGTTGAACTGTGGTCGAAGGATTATTCAAGAGAGGAAGTATCCGATTGTGGAAGGGAGATTAAATGAAAGTATGATGGACAGCATTCTCTCCTCACCCACCTTAGCTAGGAACACTGGGTATATTCCCATTGTTGATGGAAGAGTAGTTGATCATGGAAGGTTTAGAAAGATTGAGAGAGTAGACAATGAAGAGGATATTCACACTGTTATTAAACCTGTCAACTCGAGGGAGTACCCCTCTTTCTCCAAGCAAAAGCAAAGTTTGTCTTCATTTTCTGATAAATTGTTACCAGAAAATGGGCTCTCTCAGCTAACTGTAACTCGTGATTTTTACCCCTCTCACTCAAAGTTTGGTGATGCAACTATTACCAGAGCTGTCCCTTACATACCTGAAAAACCCAATTTCTCTCAGGGATGCAGAGCATCCACGGCAAATAATAAGATATCTAGCTTAGTGCGGGAAAATCATCCTCAGCCTGGTTCTCTAGGGAACTTTTACTCCTTGTCTAATACTGTTTTGCCACCATATTTCTTGGAGTCCGAAAAATTTAGCAGATCCTTAGATATTTCACCTGAATGTGGAAATAGAGGTTTAGAATTAAACACATCAGGGCACCAAAGTTCCTTGCCTCATGTACCCACTAGTTCTATTCTAAACGCTGACTTGTCTATGCACATGAATCTGAATGCCTCCCCTCCAGGTAACTACCAAGGCTTGTTGTTTCCAAAGTGTTCTTTAACTTCTCTGCAGTCATCTGATCGTGGTAATACCGAAGGAGAAAAGAGGTTCTTCGGTTATGCCTCCAGATCAAGTGAAAGTCATTCTATATTTGCTAGGAATCTTCCTACAGCATCAGAACGTGTGATCGAGGATGTTCCTCGGCAGGATATGAACTTTGTGGTTGGTAAAGATTTAGCTGGCTCTGCATCAAAAGATTACAGTGTTGGTGTTTATCACCCAGAAAGAGATTTGGCAAGTTATAAAAGTGATTGCTTTGGAAACTCTCGCTCTATGAATCTTGGGGAGCACCATGGAATCTCTAAAGCTCCAGATTTTAACTCCAATGTAAAAAGAAGAAGTGTGTTTACTCGGTTGAATTGCAAACTAGAATCTCATGTTGGTGAAGAGAGAAATGATAGTCATTTTAATGGTCATGACTGTTATATGGATGCATCAGCTGATGAAGTCATGGATATATTGCAGCAGGTCAATAATCCATCACCGAGGAATCTCAGAGTAGTTGGAGCAGCTAAACATGGAGAAAATGCGATGGACGAACTGATCCAGAGTCATAATGACAGTAATCACTCTAGACTGGAGAAGAAAAAGCTGAATAATGCATGTGTAGGTACTGTAGAGAATATTGATGAAATGCATAAGGAAACTCGAATGGTGGATTTTAAGCGTCGCAgtgaaacaaagaaaagctTTGTTCGAAGTAGTATCTGTTCAGTTGAAGGGAATAAGATTACTGGCATTAGTGAAGAGGTTGAAAGCTCCATGAAGAAGACTTTGAAACGCAAAAAATTGATCAGACCTGTATTTAGGAAAGTTGAATCTTCTAGTGACATTAAATGCAGCAACCAAAATTTACGGCTTCCAGGTCAGGGGGTCCTTAACAAGGATGATAAGCAAAGTCGTGACAGAGCCTTCGGTATATGTGGAGCTGAGATGCTCGGTAATGATACCAAATTACGCAATGTGTTAGCTTCAAGCACTAATCAATCCACCGGCTGCAATACAAAAAAGCAGTCAAATCCTGAGGAGCAGAAGGAATTAGAAGCTCACCTCTTGCCATCCATAGGCCATGAGTTCAGAGGACATAAAACACCCGCTGTAGGTCTTCAAATCGGTACTTCGCCAGTTCA
- the LOC105175876 gene encoding uncharacterized protein LOC105175876 isoform X2: protein MEFDEDNGAAGSIPEFGAIFMSNAMTKKECFRRRIFALPSSKAEFVKHVKAGMVLFLFEFEKRQLFGVYQASTDGAMDIVPHGFKYSGKHFPAQVCFTPIWYCDPLPEREFRDAIRENYFSAKKFNFGLSEDQVRRLLSLFSSRKLKNKIPSYQLAEVLVGAAGKDRGLVGDDRFASEREYIEPTQYDEFNSAVFCDYQSNSLARANEDEVLMDDVVNTEGELRPFAEGDILAKRRRIDNDVRLITNDLEENGIYNHGILRPFHIDSPKHSSDDEVRRFADVRRLLTVERVRNEEQVDKVCNPVLSPEYTMDPLNVRTNDDDRVMQRNRLFGEYNIGNSFGRVFANDHYGKPLDKSKHQDDRFLLDHRIQRGQSVCDSVKHMSYSGGNLNLQRPARELIDDHQCSMNWKLKSKNLLNCDLSPVSAFEHSARLMHKVRNTTSVGIFPVSDRIESQPDFGTSSIQDFSSENSAHLLNCGRRIIQERKYPIVEGRLNESMMDSILSSPTLARNTGYIPIVDGRVVDHGRFRKIERVDNEEDIHTVIKPVNSREYPSFSKQKQSLSSFSDKLLPENGLSQLTVTRDFYPSHSKFGDATITRAVPYIPEKPNFSQGCRASTANNKISSLVRENHPQPGSLGNFYSLSNTVLPPYFLESEKFSRSLDISPECGNRGLELNTSGHQSSLPHVPTSSILNADLSMHMNLNASPPGNYQGLLFPKCSLTSLQSSDRGNTEGEKRFFGYASRSSESHSIFARNLPTASERVIEDVPRQDMNFVVGKDLAGSASKDYSVGVYHPERDLASYKSDCFGNSRSMNLGEHHGISKAPDFNSNVKRRSVFTRLNCKLESHVGEERNDSHFNGHDCYMDASADEVMDILQQVNNPSPRNLRVVGAAKHGENAMDELIQSHNDSNHSRLEKKKLNNACVGTVENIDEMHKETRMVDFKRRSETKKSFVRSSICSVEGNKITGISEEVESSMKKTLKRKKLIRPVFRKVESSSDIKCSNQNLRLPGQGVLNKDDKQSRDRAFGICGAEMLGNDTKLRNVLASSTNQSTGCNTKKQSNPEEQKELEAHLLPSIGHEFRGHKTPAVGLQIGTSPVQLNEKPQCESSCTQTSDEGMLCKDNDAIVSCLNLEESAGLRLGAGCRNNLIEEKKFSKLKSKKKIRRTNKKGTEPSQ, encoded by the exons ATGGAATTTGATGAGGATAACGGGGCTGCTGGAAGTATTCCTGAATTTGGTGCAATCTTTATGTCAAATGCCATGACAAAGAAAGAGTGCTTTAGACGTAGAATATTTGCACTACCATCTTCTAAGGCTGAATTTGTGAAACATGTTAAAGCTGGCATGGTCTTGTTCCTGTTTGAATTTGAGAAGAGACAGCTGTTTGGGGTTTATCAGGCTTCTACTGATGGTGCAATGGACATTGTTCCACATGGATTTAAATATTCAGGAAAGCATTTTCCTGCGCAG GTTTGTTTCACACCAATATGGTACTGTGATCCACTTCCTGAGAGAGAGTTTCGAGATGCTATTAGAGAGAATTATTTTTCTgcaaagaaatttaattttggtctgTCTGAAGATCAG GTCCGCAGGCTTCTGTCTTTATTCagttcaagaaaattgaaaaataagattCCCTCTTATCAGCTGGCAGAAGTACTTGTTGGAGCAGCTGGTAAGGACAGAGGACTGGTGGGTGATGACAGATTTGCAAGTGAGAGAGAATACATAGAACCAACCCAATATGACGAGTTTAACTCTGCTGTATTTTGTGATTATCAATCAAACTCACTGGCTAGAGCCAACGAAGATGAAGTCTTGATGGATGATGTGGTCAATACTGAAGGGGAGTTACGTCCTTTTGCTGAGGGAGATATTCTGGCTAAAAGGAGAAGAATAGACAACGATGTCAGGTTAATTACAAATGATCTGGAAGAAAATGGCATATATAACCATGGAATTCTAAGGCCCTTTCACATTGATTCTCCAAAGCATTCCTCGGATGATGAGGTAAGAAGATTCGCTGATGTGCGCCGATTATTGACAGTTGAGAGGGTACGGAATGAAGAGCAAGTGGATAAAGTTTGCAATCCTGTTCTCTCTCCCGAGTACACGATGGACCCACTGAATGTAAGAACCAATGACGATGATAGGGTTATGCAGAGGAACAGATTGTTTGGTGAATATAACATCGGTAATAGTTTTGGGCGGGTGTTTGCAAACGACCACTATGGAAAGCCTTTGGACAAAAGCAAGCATCAAGATGATCGGTTCTTGTTGGATCATCGTATACAGAGAGGACAAAGTGTTTGTGATAGTGTTAAACATATGTCCTATAGTGGTGGCAACCTGAATTTACAAAGGCCAGCAAGAGAATTGATAGATGATCACCAGTGCTCTATGAATTGGAAattgaaaagtaaaaatcTTTTGAATTGTGATCTTAGCCCTGTCAGTGCCTTTGAACACTCTGCCAGGCTTATGCATAAAGTAAGAAATACAACTTCAGTTGGGATATTTCCAGTAAGTGACAGAATCGAGAGTCAACCTGATTTTGGCACTTCTTCTATACAAGATTTCTCTTCCGAGAATTCTGCACACCTGTTGAACTGTGGTCGAAGGATTATTCAAGAGAGGAAGTATCCGATTGTGGAAGGGAGATTAAATGAAAGTATGATGGACAGCATTCTCTCCTCACCCACCTTAGCTAGGAACACTGGGTATATTCCCATTGTTGATGGAAGAGTAGTTGATCATGGAAGGTTTAGAAAGATTGAGAGAGTAGACAATGAAGAGGATATTCACACTGTTATTAAACCTGTCAACTCGAGGGAGTACCCCTCTTTCTCCAAGCAAAAGCAAAGTTTGTCTTCATTTTCTGATAAATTGTTACCAGAAAATGGGCTCTCTCAGCTAACTGTAACTCGTGATTTTTACCCCTCTCACTCAAAGTTTGGTGATGCAACTATTACCAGAGCTGTCCCTTACATACCTGAAAAACCCAATTTCTCTCAGGGATGCAGAGCATCCACGGCAAATAATAAGATATCTAGCTTAGTGCGGGAAAATCATCCTCAGCCTGGTTCTCTAGGGAACTTTTACTCCTTGTCTAATACTGTTTTGCCACCATATTTCTTGGAGTCCGAAAAATTTAGCAGATCCTTAGATATTTCACCTGAATGTGGAAATAGAGGTTTAGAATTAAACACATCAGGGCACCAAAGTTCCTTGCCTCATGTACCCACTAGTTCTATTCTAAACGCTGACTTGTCTATGCACATGAATCTGAATGCCTCCCCTCCAGGTAACTACCAAGGCTTGTTGTTTCCAAAGTGTTCTTTAACTTCTCTGCAGTCATCTGATCGTGGTAATACCGAAGGAGAAAAGAGGTTCTTCGGTTATGCCTCCAGATCAAGTGAAAGTCATTCTATATTTGCTAGGAATCTTCCTACAGCATCAGAACGTGTGATCGAGGATGTTCCTCGGCAGGATATGAACTTTGTGGTTGGTAAAGATTTAGCTGGCTCTGCATCAAAAGATTACAGTGTTGGTGTTTATCACCCAGAAAGAGATTTGGCAAGTTATAAAAGTGATTGCTTTGGAAACTCTCGCTCTATGAATCTTGGGGAGCACCATGGAATCTCTAAAGCTCCAGATTTTAACTCCAATGTAAAAAGAAGAAGTGTGTTTACTCGGTTGAATTGCAAACTAGAATCTCATGTTGGTGAAGAGAGAAATGATAGTCATTTTAATGGTCATGACTGTTATATGGATGCATCAGCTGATGAAGTCATGGATATATTGCAGCAGGTCAATAATCCATCACCGAGGAATCTCAGAGTAGTTGGAGCAGCTAAACATGGAGAAAATGCGATGGACGAACTGATCCAGAGTCATAATGACAGTAATCACTCTAGACTGGAGAAGAAAAAGCTGAATAATGCATGTGTAGGTACTGTAGAGAATATTGATGAAATGCATAAGGAAACTCGAATGGTGGATTTTAAGCGTCGCAgtgaaacaaagaaaagctTTGTTCGAAGTAGTATCTGTTCAGTTGAAGGGAATAAGATTACTGGCATTAGTGAAGAGGTTGAAAGCTCCATGAAGAAGACTTTGAAACGCAAAAAATTGATCAGACCTGTATTTAGGAAAGTTGAATCTTCTAGTGACATTAAATGCAGCAACCAAAATTTACGGCTTCCAGGTCAGGGGGTCCTTAACAAGGATGATAAGCAAAGTCGTGACAGAGCCTTCGGTATATGTGGAGCTGAGATGCTCGGTAATGATACCAAATTACGCAATGTGTTAGCTTCAAGCACTAATCAATCCACCGGCTGCAATACAAAAAAGCAGTCAAATCCTGAGGAGCAGAAGGAATTAGAAGCTCACCTCTTGCCATCCATAGGCCATGAGTTCAGAGGACATAAAACACCCGCTGTAGGTCTTCAAATCGGTACTTCGCCAGTTCA